The sequence below is a genomic window from Methanosarcinales archaeon.
AATATTGGAGGTATGGGCAGTCATCAGCAATACAAGCATCATTCAAAACCGGGAAGAATAACAATCGCTGGTCATCCAAACGATGATTTAGCCTCGGGTACTTAAAACAGTATCCTAAAAAAAGCAAAATTGAAAGAGGCAGAATAAGATGTATCGTTTCCTTATTGTGATTGAAAAAGCAAATAATAATTATTCAGCATATTCCCCGGATTTGACAGGTTGTGTTGCTACAGGTACTATTCGTGAAGATGCAGAACGAAATATACACTAGAAAATGGCAATCAAATCATTGTATTGCTTGATGCCGGCATACTCTACGGAGGAATACAAGGTTTCGGTCATTTTATATTAATCACGGGATTAGATAACAACAATATCACTTATCATGATCCCGATATTCCAGATGGTCAAAATGCAAAATGTAGTATTGATAGGTTTATACAGGCATGGTCAGCTTTAAAATGCTTGGTAATCAAAATTCAAAAGGTGAAACAATGAAGTCAAGAGAAATGTATGAAACTGCTCAGGAGTACCTTATAGAAAATATTGGAAATCACGTATCTGCCGGAGATGTGAAGGTGTATGCATACTGGGCGTGTGTGAATTACCGGGAAAGTTATGATATGCATGTGAGTAACGGTATTCTGTTCAACCATGAATCCCCCCGGCGTGCAAAACGCGATTGGGGTTTTTGCAGGCGATTATGTTGATGCTATGTGGTGCTGGGAAAAGTATGTGGTTATTGATCCTAAGTTTGTTCGACCGGCAGAGATACAGTTATTGCTCGGAGATGCATCGAAGGCTAAGAAGGTTCTCGGATGGGAGCCTAAGGTGCGGTTTGAGGAGCTTGTGAAGATGATGGTTGAGGCGGACGTTGAGCGATTGGGGGAAAAATAATTTTTTCGGCTGTAAGGAATCTTGGGAATGAGTGATACTACTCGCCGCATCGCAAAAAATACGGCATCCTTGATGATGGCCGAGATGGTAAGTAAGGGCCTTTCATTTCTATTAATAATTTTAATTGCGCGCAATCTTGGTGATGTTACATTTGGTAAATATTCATTTGCATTTGCATTCACGTCACTTTTTGCTATATTCGCTGATTTTGGTTTATCTACGCTTACTATTCGTGAGGTGGCACGAAATCGAGAATATGCGGGCAAGTATCTTGGAAATATTTCCCTGATAAAGTTTTTACTATCAATTATAACCGCAATATTTATACTGATTTCAATAAATCTTTTAGATTATCCTTCCGACACAATCCTAGCAGTATATTTTGCTGGTGCGTATGTAATTGTTAATTCGTTCAATCAATTTTTAAGGGCTTTTTTCAGGGCTTTTGAACGGATGGAATATGAAACATTTACTCGCATTGCAGAAAGAATAATATTATTTATTGCAGTTGCTTCAATGTTGCATTTTGGATATGG
It includes:
- a CDS encoding type II toxin-antitoxin system HicA family toxin, translated to MGSHQQYKHHSKPGRITIAGHPNDDLASGT